The genomic stretch CTTTATTCCCGGCCTTACTGCCCGCTCGCTCAATGGCCTGCTCGATACTATCTACCGTTAGCACGCCAAATGTTACGGGCTTGCCGTATTTAAGAGTTACGTTTGCGATGCCTTTTGTGGTTTCAGCCGAAACATAGTCAAAATGAGGGGTTGAGCCTCTAATAACCGCTCCAACGCAGCATATCGCGTCCCATTTGCCGCTCTCAAGAGCTTTTTCAAGAGCCATAGGGATTTCAAATGCCCCCGGAACTAAAATAAGGCTTAAATTTTTTTCATCTCCGCCGTGGCGAAGAAATGCATCCCTAGCGCCTTCGACAAGCCTATCAGTAATGATGTGGTTAAACCTCGCGTTGATAATTGCGATTTTTTCTTTTCCGCTTAGTTTTAAATTTCCTTCGATTATGTTCATAATTATCCCCTTAAAATTTCTTGTATTTTTAAAGTCTGCTCTACAACTCTATCCAGCTCGCCTAAATTTAACATATTTGGTCCATCACACATCGCTTCACACGGATTTATGTGCGTTTCGTAGAAAAACCCATCCACACCCACACTTGCCGCCGCTCTTGCAAGATACGGCACAAATCTTGCATCTCCGCCACTCTTTTCACCAAGAGCAGAAGGCATCTGAACGCTATGCGTAGCGTCAAATATCACAGGCGCAAATTCTCTCATTAAAACTAAATTTCTCATATCAACGACCAAATTTCCATATCCAAAAGTGCTTCCGCGCTCCGTTAGCCAAATTCCGTTTTGTTTAGCTATTTCATATCCGTCGCCATCTACACCACGAGTTTCAAGCACTTTTTTAACCGAATGCTTCATCGCGCTTGCTGCTAAAAACTGCCCTTTTTTGATATTTACGACCGAATTTGTCTTGGCCGCAGCCACAAGCAAGTCTGTCTGACGACATAAAAACGCAGGAATTTGAAGCACATCGGCAACCTCAGCTACAGGCTTAGCTTGATAGCTCTCGTGAATGTCCGTTAAAATTTTAAAGCCGAATTCCTTTTTCACACGAGCTAAAATTTCACAACCTTTTTCAAGTCCGGGACCGCGAAAGCTGCTTATGCTCGTGCGATTTGCCTTATCAAAACTTGATTTAAAATAAAACTCTATCCTATTATCTTCATTAAATTTCACAAGCCTTTTTGCCACGTCAAACACAAGCTCTTCGCTCTCGATGACGCAAGGCCCTGCGATTAGTATCATTTTCAGCCTTTAAAAATAAAATCTACAGATTATAATCAATTTAACTTTAAGATTATATCAATAGATAAAAATATATAATAAAAACTACTGAAAATTTATGAAAAATGAGCTTAAAATCATGAATAAAATTCTGGGCAAATATAAAATTATAGAAGAACAAGACAATGGCAGAATCTTGGCGAAATACAATGATAATCTATACGAAATAGAATGTTTTACTAAAAATCAAAATGATGGTTTTTACTCATACACGGCAAAAAACTTGACTCAAATTCATCATCAAAATATAAGTAATCTCATAATAGAAGAAGATAATGATAAATTTTATTTTATTCAAAAAAAATATCAAGAAGTTGAAAAACTGGAATACAAAATTTTTCAAAAATACAATGAGACTTATAGGCATTCAAACCTTATAAAATGTTATTTACAGATAATTTCAGCCATTAAATATATTCATCAAAAAAATTTTTATCATGGAAATATAAATCCAGATAATATATTAATTGACTATCAAAATAACGTATATTTGCTTGATTTCGGAAGAAGTTACCTGTATTCTATGCTACAAAATAAACCAAATAAAATATTTTATGCTCCAGAACAATTAGAAAAAAATGAGATTAGCAAACAAAGCGACATATATTCTTTTGGTATTTGCATGCTAAAATTAATAATAGATAGTTTTAATGGATTTATTTTTTTTAAAGCCTACAAAAATCCAAATGATCTAAATAATTTATTTCAGCAAATTTATGAAAATTATGAGCTTGATGATACTGAAAATAGCTTATTTTTAATAGCAAAAAAGATGATAGAACTAAATCCTGAAAACAGGCTAAATTTAATAGATGCAGAAAAAGAACTTAAAGAACTTTTAAGTAAGTATCAAAAATTAAATATTTTCGAGATAAATTTAAGCGATAGAGTGGTCAGTGATTATATTCAAAAAAATTCAGGAGTTGATAAATATAATATAGAAGAATCATTAACAGAAAAACTTGCACATAAAAAATCTTTTTGGAGTTTTGGGCTAGATAAAAAAGGTCAAGAAGAGATAAAAATAGCTATTGATAACAATATATTTTGTTGCTCTGCCAAAGATCAGTCTTATTTGTTTTGTTTTAACATTTTAAATAATTCAAGAAAGACGGAGGAACTTTATAATCAA from Campylobacter sp. RM16189 encodes the following:
- the ribH gene encoding 6,7-dimethyl-8-ribityllumazine synthase, producing MNIIEGNLKLSGKEKIAIINARFNHIITDRLVEGARDAFLRHGGDEKNLSLILVPGAFEIPMALEKALESGKWDAICCVGAVIRGSTPHFDYVSAETTKGIANVTLKYGKPVTFGVLTVDSIEQAIERAGSKAGNKGFEAMSGAIELLNLYKNIKV
- the kdsA gene encoding 3-deoxy-8-phosphooctulonate synthase; protein product: MILIAGPCVIESEELVFDVAKRLVKFNEDNRIEFYFKSSFDKANRTSISSFRGPGLEKGCEILARVKKEFGFKILTDIHESYQAKPVAEVADVLQIPAFLCRQTDLLVAAAKTNSVVNIKKGQFLAASAMKHSVKKVLETRGVDGDGYEIAKQNGIWLTERGSTFGYGNLVVDMRNLVLMREFAPVIFDATHSVQMPSALGEKSGGDARFVPYLARAAASVGVDGFFYETHINPCEAMCDGPNMLNLGELDRVVEQTLKIQEILRG